The following are from one region of the Littorina saxatilis isolate snail1 linkage group LG2, US_GU_Lsax_2.0, whole genome shotgun sequence genome:
- the LOC138960448 gene encoding uncharacterized protein, which yields MASASKANLEEAFRNVGADVPKGMVHILHHVGSTRQDVYRSMWSSLIYVGKLSTSGKRTLVYPTRVAGADSPGPSSMGSTASAKGFPATGFLSRDRGTFKSLPSTSGSHPTGVPVVGGNGNPFPAYASAQAVADGGGQDGSAFRACP from the exons ATGGCATCAGCAAGCAAGGCAAACCTCGAGGAAGCTTTCAGAAATGTTGG CGCGGACGTGCCAAAGGGGATGGTGCATATCCTGCACCACGTGGGTTCCACCAGGCAGGATGTGTACAGGTCAATGTGGAGCAGCCTCATA tACGTTGGGAAACTGTCGACGTCTGGAAAGAGGACACTGGTGTATCCCACCCGCGTCGCTGGGGCCGATTCGCCCGGCCCCTCGTCCATGGGTTCTACTGCTTCGGCAAAGGGATTTCCGGCCACAGGATTTCTTTCGAGGGATCGTGGCACTTTCAAATCGTTACCATCGACTTCCGGTTCGCATCCTACGGGAGTTCCGGTCGTAGGTGGTAACGGCAATCCGTTTCCTGCCTACGCTTCCGCTCAGGCGGTTGCGGACGGTGGGGGACAGGATGGGTCAGCTTTCAGAGCTTGCCCTTAA